GAAGCGTTGGGACTGGCACTGACAAGTTCCGTGATTGGCGGTATCATCGGATGTATATTCCTTCTGTTGATCACCGAACCTCTTGCGACATTGTCTTTAAAATTTGGCCCAGCGGAGATGTTTATGGTGGCGATATTTGGCCTGTCCGTCGTCGGTAGCCTTGGCAATGACCCGCTAAAAGGAATATTCAGCGGTCTGTTCGGAATACTTTTAGGTACTATAGGAATGAACGCCAATGGTATAGAGCGGGGCACGTTCGGAGTCCTCTATCTCTTGGATGGAATACCTCTAATTCCGTGTCTTATTGGGTTTTTGTCACTTCCTGAAATTTTATCGCTTATCAGCCAACAGTATGTCGTGAGTGGTAAAATATCAAACCCCAGCCTATTAAAGATACTCTCTGCCTGGAAAGAAATAATGAAAAGGCCTGTGCAGGTTATATCTACCTCCGTGCTTGGTGTTATCGTAGGAATTATGCCGGCGGCCGGCGCAACTGTCGCCAGTTTGCTTTCATATAACCAGAGCAAGCAATTATCCAAGAGAAGGAACCTGTTTGGTACCGGCATACCGGAAGGTATCATTGCCAGTGAAACGGCAAATAACGCTTCGGAGGGCGGAGCGATGTCTACGATGCTTGTCCTTGGAATACCGGGCAGCGCCTCTACCGCAATGCTGCTGGGAGCGCTGATGCTTCAGGGGTGGGTTCCTGGTCCAAGCCTGTTTATAGATCATCGTGACATAATCTATGCTTCGATCTCATCCTTATTCCTTCAGCAATTCGTAATGTATATAGTAGGGTTGTTGCTGTGCCTGTGCGCGGCATATGTGTTGAAGGTGCCTGTTCGTTATCTTATCCCATGCGTTTTGATGTTTATGGTACTCGGAGCATTCGCAAATAGAAACGCTTTTTTTGACGCCGGTCTTATGCTGGTGTTCGGAGTGCTCGGCTATATCATGAAGGCGAATGATTTCCCTGTCATGCCGACAGTTCTGGGAATAATACTTGGGCCGATAGCGGATCGTGAGCTGCTTCGCACTGTACAGATGTATTCCGGAAATTATTTTGCCGCATTCCAAAAACCGATAGTGCTGGTTTTACTGTTTATAAGCATTGCCAGCATTGTTGTCCCAATGATATTGAAGCATCGTGATGATAGGCAAGGTATGATATCATGACATCAAAGCCAGACTACACGATGGTAAAAAGTGATTTCAGAAGTGATACAAGTACGCGCCCGACTCAGTCGATGCTGCAGGCGATGTTGCTTGCCGAGTGTGGAAATGAGGGTTACGGCGACGATCCGACGCTCAATGAGTTGGAGCGGCGTGCTTCAGTGCTTTTTGGCAAGGATGCTGCTCTTTTTATGCCATCCGGAACGATGGCAAACCTTGTTGCGGTAATGAGCCATATCAACAGGGGTAATGAAGTCATTTTGGAGGCGGACTCTCATATTATTACCAACGAGTGCGGTGGTCTTTGCGTCGTCGCAGGCGCAATTCCGAGGATATTACCCGGAGAAAAAGGCGTAATGGATTTAAATAAGGTGGAAGGTTTAATAAGGAAACAGTCTTTTAAAACTCCATCAACCGGACTGATCTGTATAGAAAACACCCATAATAAGAGTTCCGGAAGTGTTCTGCCGATGAAATATATAACAGATATCAGCGCTTT
The window above is part of the Cloacibacillus evryensis DSM 19522 genome. Proteins encoded here:
- a CDS encoding tripartite tricarboxylate transporter permease yields the protein MDYTPFVEGFAVILAPKYIMYMFSGVFFGLILGALPGLTGTLGIALMLPFTYSMSPLTALVFLLSIYSGGLFGGAITAIMINTPGSPANIATMLDGYPMMKKGMASEALGLALTSSVIGGIIGCIFLLLITEPLATLSLKFGPAEMFMVAIFGLSVVGSLGNDPLKGIFSGLFGILLGTIGMNANGIERGTFGVLYLLDGIPLIPCLIGFLSLPEILSLISQQYVVSGKISNPSLLKILSAWKEIMKRPVQVISTSVLGVIVGIMPAAGATVASLLSYNQSKQLSKRRNLFGTGIPEGIIASETANNASEGGAMSTMLVLGIPGSASTAMLLGALMLQGWVPGPSLFIDHRDIIYASISSLFLQQFVMYIVGLLLCLCAAYVLKVPVRYLIPCVLMFMVLGAFANRNAFFDAGLMLVFGVLGYIMKANDFPVMPTVLGIILGPIADRELLRTVQMYSGNYFAAFQKPIVLVLLFISIASIVVPMILKHRDDRQGMIS